The window CGTGGCGGTGTCGCCCAAGGTCACCCTCAACGGTCAGGTGACCCGCATGGGTTGGTCGAAATTCGACGCTATCCGGCTCGGCGCGCCGCTCAACGTTTCAATCCCGGAAAATTACCGGGACACTTGGAGCTTCGCAGGCGGCATCGATTACGCGGTCACACCAGCCTGGACCGTTCGTGCCGGCGTTCAACACGCCCAGACCCCGACGCGCAACGGCAATCGGGACGCTCGAGTGCCTGACAGCAACCGTTGGAATTTCGCTGCCGGCACAAGCTATGCCGTGTCTTCCCGGTTCACGCTCGATGCGGGCGCAGCGTATATTACGTTCAAGGATACGACTATTGATCGCACGACAGCGGCCTATGCCGGCACGGCCGTGCAGACGCCGATCCTGATGGACGGCAAGCTCGAGGACGCGCACGCCGTCGTGCTGTCGCTCGGCGGACGTTTCCACTTCTGATGCTGGAGATCGCCATGCCCCAGCCCGCCATCAGCGCCTTCCCGTCGATACCGGAACCGGCAATTCCGCCACGGCTCCTGACCGACCTCCTCGACAATGCGTTGAACCTTTATCCCGAACGCGTCGCCATCGACTTTCTCGGGCGAACCTGGACTTATGCGCAGGTGGGGCAACTCGTTCGTCGTGCAGCACGTGGATTGCAGGATCAGGGGCTGCGCAAGGGCGATCGGTTCGGCCTGTGCCTGCCGAACTGCCCCTATTTCGTGATATTGTACTTCGCCGCGCTGCGCGTGGGTGCGATCGTGGTCAACTTCAACCCGCTCTACACGGAGCGCGAACTGGAGCATCAGATCCGGGACTCGGGAACGCGCATGATGGCGGTACCGGACGTCCGGATAATCCACGAGAAAGTGCAAGCCGTCGCGCCACGTGCCGGGCTGGACAAGATCGTGTTGTGCGGCATGAGGGATATGCTGCCCTGGCTGCAAGGCCTGGGCTTTGCGCTATTCAAGCGAAAAGACCACGCGCGGATACTCGACGAAGGCCTTCATGTCCGGCTCAAGGCGCTTCTCGCCCATGATGCCGAACCTGACGCGGTAGAACGTCACCCTGATGATGTCGCGGTCCTTCAATATACCGGAGGCACAACCGGCGTGCCCAAGGGCGCAATGCTGACCCACGCCAACCTCACGGCGAACAGCGCCCAGATGGTGGTGCATGTGGGAGGACTTCGCCCGCAGCAGGAGAGAACTCTCGGCGTCCTGCCCATGTTTCACGTCTTCGCACTCACGACGGTGCTCAACTTCTCAGTCGAAATCGGCGCCGAAATCGTCCTGCTGCCACGGTTTGAGATGAAGCAGGTTCTCAGGACGATGAAGCGCAAGCCGCCGACACAGTTCTTCGGCGTGCCTACGATCTATGTTGCCCTGAACGCGCTTCCGGACGACGAGATACCCGATCTCTCGGCCGTGCGCGCCTGTATATCCGGCGGCGCACCGCTCCCGCTCGAGGTACGCGAGGAGTTCGAGGCACGCACGCGTGCCAGGGTCGTGGAAGGATATGGGCTCTCCGAAACCGCCCCGATCATCGCCTGCAACCCGTTGTTTGGGACGGTGAAGGACAATAGCTGCGGCCCAAGTTTCCCCGGCACCATCATCGAGATCCGAGATCCGGAGAATCCCTCGCGGGTTCTTCCCCAGGGAGAACGCGGAGAAGTGTGCGCCCGCGGCCCTCAGGTGATGAAGGGCTATTGGCAGCGCCCTGCAGAAACCAGTGCTGTCTTCGTCGATGGCGCGCTACGAACCGGCGATATCGGCTATTTTGATGAGGATGGCTATCTCTTCCTCGTCGACCGCATCAAGGACATCATCTTCTGTGGCGGATATAATGTATATCCCCGGATCATCGAGGATGCGGCCTACCAGCACCCGGCGGTAAAGGAGGCGATCGCAATCGCGATTCCTGACGCCTACAGAGGTCAATCTCCCAAGTTGTTCATCGCGCTGCACGAGGGATCGAACCTGACCGTCGATGAACTCAAGGTCTTTTTGCAGGATCGCCTCAGCAAGATCGAGATGCCCAAGGCCTTCGCATTCCGGGACAGCCTGCCCAAGACGTTGATCGGCAAACTTTCGAAGAAGGATTTGATCGAGGAGGAGAACAAAAAGCTCGCCTGAGCCTCTATCCCCTGTCAAGCTACGAGGCTTATGCGCTTGAGTGGTAGGGTAGCCGTGATTGGAGGACAGGGAGTGGATGGCATGGGGAACTCGCTCCACCTCGCCGAGGACGATGAAACGCTTAAGGACGCGGATCGCGACAACCCCACGCACAAGGGGAGAACCCGCGCAAAGGATGCGGATTTACAAGTGTACGGCATCCAGGATGTCGCTCAGGAACTCGGACTGACACTTCGCACGCTACGCTTCTACGAAAAGGAGGGGCTTATCGCCCCTCAACGGGTAGGCAGTACCCGGGCATATTCCAGGCGTGAGATCGGACGCATACAGCTGATTTTGCGCGGCAAACGCCTTGGCTTCTCCATCAAGGAAATCAAGGAGTTTCTCGATCTCTACGATGCCGATCCCGAGCATAAGGAGCAAATGGAGCGATTGATTGCCCGCATCCGGGAAAGGTTGGTCGACTTGAAGACGCAGCGCTCTGCGCTCGACCTGACAATCGACGAGCTTACAACCATCGAAGTGGAAGCGATGGCAAAGTTGCAGCGATAATTTGGTCATCCCATTCTCTAACCGAGCGGTAACGCTTGATCGCGGCGCCCCCGATCCAATTAAGCCGTCAAGCGACGAGCGCCGCGCCGATCGCTAAGGCCGCCCCAGAACCGGCCCCGTCGTCGAGCTGCGACCAAGCCTGCCATCACCCGCTCACGCGTGAGCGCGCGTTCATATTGGGCGAGCGCGCCGAAGAGCGAAAACAGCAATTCACCATGGGGCGTGCTTGTGTCCATCTGCTCCGTTAGCGATCGGAAGGCCACACCTCGATTTTTCAGATCGGTTATGATCGCCAGAAGATTGGTCAATGATCGCCCGAGACGGTCGAGTTTCCAAACGACCAAGGTGTCGCCGGCCTTCAGGAATTCGAGGCAAGTGACCTGCCCCCCGGCGGTCCCTCGATCATAACGAGAGTCTTGCGGTTGAATATTCCGGTATGCTCGCCTGCACAAGCGCGCCGGGCGTGATGCTATCGTCCTGCACGAACGTCCGACGCGCTTGTGCAGGCGTTCGATTTCCCAACGATGAGTGGGGGCGAACATGGTTGTAGTCGTAGCGCCAGATGGCCAGCTTCCGGCGGGCGTCAGCCAAGCTGTCGAACAGCTCCTCGTTGAGCAGCTCATCGCGCAATGAGCCGTTGAAGCTCTCGATGAAGCCGTTCTGCTGGGGCTTACCGGGATCGATGTAATGCCACTCGACCTTGTTCTGGCTGGCCCATTGCAGGATCGCCCGGCTCGTAAATTCAGTGCCATAGCACATTGGGAAGCGGCCCCTCGAAGGGGCGCACTGCCTTGATGAAGGCAAGGGCGCGTAGCGCCCGCAGGCTTCATCAAGGCGGTCATGATCGGCCCGCAGGTCTCTAAAGTGAAGTTGTCGACTCAACCCTTTGGAGACAGACCGACCATGACCAAGCGTAGCTCTAATCCCACCGACGCCGTGCTGGTAGCCATCGATATGTCCAAACACCGCCAGGAGGTCCTGATCGAACGTCCAGAAGGCGGACCCCGACGTCGCATGACGGTGATGGCGACAAAGGCAGATTATGATCGCCTGGCCACGGATCTTAGCGACATCGGGCGTCCGATCATCGTCGGCTTCGAGGCTACTGGTAACTACCATCGCACGCTGGCGCATCGCCTGCTGTCCGCCGGCTTCGAGTTGCGCTTGATCTCGTCCGTTGCCTTGGCTCGAACGCGCGAGGCTCTGCACAATGGCTGGGACAAGAACGATTCCAAGGATGCGCAAGTGATCCTGCACATGCTGCGGATTGGCGCCACCCAGCGATACGTCGATCCGCTCGCCGCCGGGATCAACGACCTGCAGGAGATGTCGAAGACGCATGAAGCCATATCAAAGGCGAAGACCCAGGCCTGGCATAGGATCCTGACCCACTACCTGCCGCTGTATTTCCCGGAGATCGAGCGTTTCGCCGGCAACAGCCGGTCTGACTGGTTCCTGGCGCTGATCGAACGTTTCCCGACGCCGGGGAGCATCATCTCGATCGGCCGCGAAGCCTTCACTGAACAGGCCTGGCCGTTGATCGGTCGCAAGGTCTCCAAGGCCCGGGTAGTCAACGATATCTATGAGACCGCCTCTGCATCGATCGCGCTGCCGATTGACGAGGATTCCACTGCGATCACGATGTTCCGCATGGTCGTCGCTCAGGCTCGTACCCTGATCCAACAACGCAATGAGATTGAGCGGATCGCCCATGACGCGCTGGCCGCGAACCGCGATTATCAGCTTCTGCGGATGATCCCAGGCATCGGACCGATCAATGCCCTGACGATCCTTGCCGAGGCCGGTGATCTGCGCCGCTTCAGCCATCATCGCCAGTTTCTCAAGTTCTGTGGCCTCGACCTCGCTACCTGTCAGTCCGGTATGTTCCGCGGTCGGACCAAGCTGTCAAAGTATGGCAATGCCCGGTTGCGGCGTACATTCTGGATGGCGACGCAGGTCGCGATCCGCCAGCGCGACAACAGCTTCCGCGATAAGCTGGGGCGCTATGTCGCCGGGTATCCCAACGACCCCGATCGCCGTCGCAAGGCGATGACCGCGCTCACCGCCAAAATGGCGCGCGTTGCGCATGCCGTCATCAAGACGGGAACCGAGTACCGTCCGTTCGTCGAACGGGCGGACACCAGATGGAAGGACCCCTCTCTGTGCAGCCGTGAGGGCGCTACCGCGACCCTGTAGATAATGTTCGGGCCTTCCATCTGGCATCCGTATCTCATTTTAAGGACGGTGAGGACCACGACCCACGCGGCTGCTGGATCCTGTGTTTGCTATGGCCGAGAGCGCATTCCTTGACGATGGAAGCCATCTGGATCATAAAAATCATCAGCGCCGATTACACTCGGCGCAACGAGACCTGCTGGCCTTTGCCCGCTGCTGCTTCCCTACATAGGACGTTGTCGCTGACGATCAGCCCCGGCTTGCCGCGCCAGGCGATGATGTCGGTCAGCTCGCGCGCCACGCGGCGTCCCGAGATCGATGTGTCGGGGATCGCTGCAAGGCACTCCCGGGTCACGTCATCGACGATGTTGAGCACCCGGAACCGCCTGCCGCAGGCGAACTGGTCGTGGATGAAGTCCAGGCTCCAGCGGGCATTAGGCCGAGCCTCCACGAGGAGCGGTGCTCGTGTGCCAACGGCCCGGCGCCGGGCCCGACGCTTGCGCACGCCGAGCCCCTCTTCCCGATAGAGACGGTAGACGCGGTTGATGCCCGAAGGCTCGCCCTCCCGCCGCAACAGGATGTGCAGCCGGCGACAACCGAAACGGCGCCGCTCGTTGGCAAGCTCGCGCAAGCGGGCGCGCAGCTCCACCTCCGGCGGTCGCCGGGACTGAACGCTCTTGCGATCCGCTTCGATGACACGGCACGCCCGCCGCTCAGCGGAAGGCTGTTGAGAATGCTCGGCAGCTGTTCGGCATCAGCGAGCGTCGGGCATGTACCATCTTTGGCGTGGATAGGACGTCGGTGCGCTACGCGCCCCGGCGTAGTGATGATGGCGACCTGCGGTCGCGGTTACGGGAGATCGCGGCCGAGCGTCGGCGCTTTGGCTACCGTCGGCTTGGGATCATGCTGGCCCGCGAGGGGCTGGTCATGAACCACAAGAAGCTGCTGCGGCTGTACCGCGAGGAGAACCTGCGGGTCAGGCGCCGGCGTGGCCGCAAGCGAGCGATGGGCACCCGAGCGCCTATGACGCTGCCCCAGGGACCGAACCAGCGGTGGAGCCTCGACTTCGTCAGCGACACGCTGATCAGCGGCCGGCGCATCCGCATCCTGGCGGTGGTCGACGACTTCACGCGCGAGTGCCTGGCGCTGGTGGTCGACACCTCGCTGTCAGGTGCGCGGGTCGCCCGCGAGCTCGACGCCGTCATCGCTGTGCGCGGTGTGCCGCCGCTGATGATCGTCAGCGACAACGTCCTATGTAGGGAAGCAGCAGCGGGCAAAGGCCAGCAGGTCTCGTTGCGCCGAGTGTAATCGGCGCTGATGATTTTTATGATCCAGATGGCTTCCATCGTCAAGGAATGCGCTCTCGGCCATAGCAAACACAGGATCCAGCAGCCGCGTGGGTCGTGGTCCTCACCGTCCTTAAAATGAGATACGGATGCCAGATGGAAGGCCCGAACATTATCTACAGGGTCGCGGTAGCGCCCTCACGGCTGCACAGAGAGGGGTCCTTCCATCTGGTGTCCGCCCGTTCGACGAACGGACGGTACTCGGTTCCCGTCTTGATGACGGCATGCGCAACGCGCGCCATTTTGGCGGTGAGCGCGGTCATCGCCTTGCGACGGCGATCGGGGTCGTTGGGATACCCGGCGACATAGCGCCCCAGCTTATCGCGGAAGCTGTTGTCGCGCTGGCGGATCGCGACCTGCGTCGCCATCCAGAATGTACGCCGCAACCGGGCATTGCCATACTTTGACAGCTTGGTCCGACCGCGGAACATACCGGACTGACAGGTAGCGAGGTCGAGGCCACAGAACTTGAGAAACTGGCGATGATGGCTGAAGCGGCGCAGATCACCGGCCTCGGCAAGGATCGTCAGGGCATTGATCGGTCCGATGCCTGGGATCATCCGCAGAAGCTGATAATCGCGGTTCGCGGCCAGCGCGTCATGGGCGATCCGCTCAATCTCATTGCGTTGTTGGATCAGGGTACGAGCCTGAGCGACGACCATGCGGAACATCGTGATCGCAGTGGAATCCTCGTCAATCGGCAGCGCGATCGATGCAGAGGCGGTCTCATAGATATCGTTGACTACCCGGGCCTTGGAGACCTTGCGACCGATCAACGGCCAGGCCTGTTCAGTGAAGGCTTCGCGGCCGATCGAGATGATGCTCCCCGGCGTCGGGAAACGTTCGATCAGCGCCAGGAACCAGTCAGACCGGCTGTTGCCGGCGAAACGCTCGATCTCCGGGAAATACAGCGGCAGGTAGTGGGTCAGGATCCTATGCCAGGCCTGGGTCTTCGCCTTTGATATGGCTTCATGCGTCTTCGACATCTCCTGCAGGTCGTTGATCCCGGCGGCGAGCGGATCGACGTATCGCTGGGTGGCGCCAATCCGCAGCATGTGCAGGATCACTTGCGCATCCTTGGAATCGTTCTTGTCCCAGCCATTGTGCAGAGCCTCGCGCGTTCGAGCCAAGGCAACGGACGAGATCAAGCGCAACTCGAAGCCGGCGGACAGCAGGCGATGCGCCAGCGTGCGATGGTAGTTACCAGTAGCCTCGAAGCCGACGATGATCGGACGCCCGATGTCGCTAAGATCCGTGGCCAGGCGATCATAATCTGCCTTTGTCGCCATCACCGTCATGCGACGTCGGGGTCCGCCTTCTGGACGTTCGATCAGGACCTCCTGGCGGTGTTTGGACATATCGATGGCTACCAGCACGGCGTCGGTGGGATTAGAGCTACGCTTGGTCATGGTCGGTCTGTCTCCAAAGGGTTGAGTCGACAACTTCACTTTAGAGACCTGCGGGCCGATCATGACCGCCTTGATGAAGCCTGCGGGCGCTACGCGCCCTTGCCTTCATCAAGGCAGTGCGCCCCTTCGAGGGGCCGCTTCCCAATGTGCTACGGCACCGAGCTGACCAGCCTGGCGATCCTGAGATGGACGCAGGAGCGACCTGTCGAGTGGCACTACATCGCGCCGGGCAAGCCGCAGCAGAACGGCTACGTCGAGAGCTTCAACGGTCGTCTGCGCGACGAATGCCTCAACGAGACGCTGTTCGTGTCGCTCGGCCACGCCCGCTCGGTGCTGCGGCTCTGGCGAGACGACTACAACCATGTGCGCCCGCATAGCGGTGTTGGCGGGCTGACGCCCGCCGATGCTGCCAGGCGGGTTGCGCAACCCCGCCCCGAGGGGCACCATAACAACCCCGGACTCCAGTTATGACTGGTAGAGCTTTGGGGAGCATGTCACACTCAACTTAATTTCGGATCAGACTCTAAAGAAAATGACGAAAATGAAGATACGAACCGCATTGCGCAATCTGGACAAGCATGGCCAGCAGCGCGCGCCGGAGGTGATTGCAGAAGAGGGCCGGCAACTTGAAAACCATCTTAAGCGGTTTCGTTCTGAGTTGGTCCGGCTTGAGGTCGTCGCCTCGCAGACGAAGGGCAAGACGCGAATCCAGGTCAGACTGCGGCTGCAACTGCCCTCAAGCGTGATCGCGGCGCAGGAAGAGGGGTTCGAGATCGAGCCTACCTTGCGCAAGGCCTTTGCCGACCTGCGCCACCGCGTCGACCGGCATGTGGCGCGCCTCAAGCACGAGTCGGAGTTCAAGCGTCCCGCCCGCCGGCGCCGGATTGGCGCCCCACTCCCGCCCGCGCGGGATGCGGCGGAGGCGGGGCGGCGCCAGCTTTTCTTCGGCCTGATCGAGGACCACCTCGATACGGTCTATGACGCGGTCCGGCGCGAATTGACCTATTTCGAATGCAGTGGATCGGTGCCCCAAGGATACCTGAGTGTTCGCGATCTCGTCGATGCGACGATCCTCAAGGGGCTCGAGCGGTTCGAGCGGCGGCCGATGCGGTTCTCGGTGGGCGACTGGCTCACCCAACTCGCCTTCGAGACCATCGGCGAAGAGGCCCGCGCCGCCCGCCGGGTTGTGCCGGAAAACGCCGCCTCGCTCGATGCCGCGCCCGAACAGCCGGCACAGGATCCGACTGAGACTGATCAGGAGCTGTTCGAATTTCACCAGCCTGACGAAGTGCTGCGGCTGGAGGATCTGGTCGGCGACGGCACGGCGACCGATCCCGAATCGGCCCTCGACCGCCACGAAACGGCGCTGTGCCTGCACCGCGCACTTTCCGCACTGCCCGCGGTCTGGCGACAGGTCCTCTATCGGACCTGCATCGAGGACGAGGCGGCGGCAGACACGGCGGCGCTTATCGGCATACGAGAGGACGAGGTGGCGACCATCGCCGCGGCCGCCCGCGGTTTCCTGCGCGCGAGGCTGCGCGAAGCGGGGCTGGCGGTCCCGATCGCAGAGGATGATTGCGTTGACTCCGAGATCGCCCGCGCAATGCGCCTGCCCCTGCCGATCGACGAGCGCCGCCGCGTGGCTGCCGCCCTGAGCGAAGGCTCCACCGGCACAACGGCCTGACGAAACCTGTAGGGGAGATGAGACGATGACGACAACCTCGGAAACTGCTTCGAACTCGATACAGGACATGCTGTTCACCCTTTCGCGCAACTGGTGGCTGTTCGGTCTGCGTGGGGTGCTGGCGCTGATGATTGCTGGGCTCGCTTTCCTGATGCCGGCCGAGTCGCTTCTGGCCCTGACGCTGGTGTTCGGCGCCTTCTCTTTTGCCGACGGAGTGTTCGGTCTGGTCGCCGGGATACGCAACATCCGCAAGGGCGAACGCTGGGGCTGGCTGATGTTCAGCGGCCTCCTGGGGATCGCCACGGGCGTGGTCGTGGTCGTCTCGCCCTTCGTCGCAACGCTGGTCCTCGCTACATTCCTCTGGGCCAGCATCGCGTTCTGGTCGGTGTTTTCCGGCGTCCTAGAAATCGCGGCGGCGATCCGCCTGCGCAAGGAAATCAAGGGAGAGGTCTGGCTCATCCTGAGCGGCCTCATCTCGGTCGTGCTGGGTATCATCGTGACCTGGATGCTGCTGACGCGCCCGCTCGAAAGCTTCCTTGCCCTCGGCTGGCTGCTCGGCTTCTACGCCGCCCTTTTCGGAGCAATGATGATCCTGCTGGGCCTGCGGCTGCAGCGCGCAAATCAGGCAGGGCACGACAAAACTCCCGGCGTCAACCTGGCGGCTGGCACATGACGCGCTTGGGGAAAGCCGGGCGGCCTGTCGGCGATGAAGACGATCTCACCCGTTGGGACGAGACGATCTTCGAACGCTGCTTAAGAACCGGCTTCAATCCCTTCGGCAGCGGACCGACACCGGTCTTTCTTCGACAGGCAGACCAAGGACAATGCTCCGGGAAGCCCAACGTTCGGCGGAACGACGGTTGCGACGGGACAATTCGTCAATGACTTACAGGTCGCGCGATCTTGCCTATCTAGTTGTCGCCGTCGTGTGCGGGATCGGTATCTACTTCATGTTCCGCACCATGTATATGGCGGAAGAGCCCCTGCCCTTCGCCCAGGAGATGACGCTGGTCTTTCTGGGTGGCGTCGTCACGATCGCACTGACGGCCGCTCTCCTCAATCGTCAGACAGAACTCGAACTTCGGAAAGAAGGAAGAGTGATCATCCTTCAGCAGCAATGTGCCATATACATGGCTTGCATAGAAAAGGTGGCGAAAATTGTCGAAAATATCAGACATGATGCCGTGCTGATCGATGATTTGAGGGTTCTAAATCATCAGCTTGCGGTAGTAGCCAGCGAAGAGGTTGTGGTCCGCTTTGAGGCTGTTCTCGACGCACTGTTGTCCGGCTTTGCGGATGGCGCGCTTTCCGGGGCTGACGGCGAGAAGGTGATGCAATCCGTCGCCGATCTAACGACGGCGATGCGATCTGATGTCCTCCAGAACACGGCATTGACTTCGACGAATGCGGCGAGCGCCATTCGCCAAAACTCGAGACGAATGGAGCAATTAGACGATCTCAGTTTCGAGGCGGAGGTTGCGACGAATAAGGAGAACAGCAATGCGCGCTCATAACCGTCCGCCCTTTCCGCCGAAAATTCCCAGGACTGATATGAGATCGTGGGAGGTTCCCACGGCGGTTATTGACGTGATGTCGTGGACGACCTCCGCACCAGCGTAGCTGTGCGATGATGTGGTCGTTGTAGGTCCACGTCTAGGAGTCGTTCCATGGAGCAGGAGGTTGTCACCGCCGGATTGGATCTGGCGAAGAATGTGTTTCAGGTTCACGCTATCGGCGCCGATGGCGCAGTGCTGATCCGGCGCAAGCTGCGCAGGACCGAAGTCATCCGCTTCTTCGCTGAGTTGCCGCGTTGCCTGGTCGGCATGGAAGCGTGTGCCTCGGCGCATCACTGGGCGCGTGAGTTGATGGCGATCGGCCATGAGGTGCGCCTCATGCCGCCAGCCTATGTTAAGCCGTATGTGAAGCGCGGGAAAACCGATGCAGCGGATGCTGAAGCGATTTGCGAAGCGGTCACCCGGCCGACGATGCGTTTTGTCGCAGTGAAGTCGGTCGAGCAGCAAGCGGTGCTGATGCTCCACAAAAGTCGCGACCTGATGGTCCGGCAGCGCACCATGCTGATCAACGCGCTTCGCGGCCACTTAGCTGAGTACGGGATCGTGACGGGTCTGGGCGCCGCCGGCGTAGTGGCTTCCCTGAAGGCGCTGCACGAAGAGCAGGACAGGTTTCCCGCACACGCACGTTCGGCCCTTCATGGCATTGCCGCTCAGTTGAGGGCACTAGCGAGCGAGATCGAGCGGCTTGAGGCGCAAATCCTCGATTGGCACCGTAACGACGAGACGAGCCGCAGGCTGGCTACGATCCCGGGGATCGGCCCGATTACAGCGTCGGCTATCGCGGCTGCGGTGCCGGACGCATCTCTGTTCCGATCAGGCCGTCAGTTCGCCGCCTGGCTTGGGCTCACACCTCGTGCGAACAGCTCGGGCGGCAAAGAGCGGCTCGGGGGAATAACCAAGCAGGGCGATGGCTATCTTCGCCGGCTTCTGGTCGTCGGTTCGACTGCTGTTATGCGAATGACGCGTAAGAGTCCGGCTCGCCAACCCTGG of the Sphingobium sp. WTD-1 genome contains:
- a CDS encoding long-chain fatty acid--CoA ligase, with product MPQPAISAFPSIPEPAIPPRLLTDLLDNALNLYPERVAIDFLGRTWTYAQVGQLVRRAARGLQDQGLRKGDRFGLCLPNCPYFVILYFAALRVGAIVVNFNPLYTERELEHQIRDSGTRMMAVPDVRIIHEKVQAVAPRAGLDKIVLCGMRDMLPWLQGLGFALFKRKDHARILDEGLHVRLKALLAHDAEPDAVERHPDDVAVLQYTGGTTGVPKGAMLTHANLTANSAQMVVHVGGLRPQQERTLGVLPMFHVFALTTVLNFSVEIGAEIVLLPRFEMKQVLRTMKRKPPTQFFGVPTIYVALNALPDDEIPDLSAVRACISGGAPLPLEVREEFEARTRARVVEGYGLSETAPIIACNPLFGTVKDNSCGPSFPGTIIEIRDPENPSRVLPQGERGEVCARGPQVMKGYWQRPAETSAVFVDGALRTGDIGYFDEDGYLFLVDRIKDIIFCGGYNVYPRIIEDAAYQHPAVKEAIAIAIPDAYRGQSPKLFIALHEGSNLTVDELKVFLQDRLSKIEMPKAFAFRDSLPKTLIGKLSKKDLIEEENKKLA
- a CDS encoding MerR family DNA-binding transcriptional regulator, which codes for MGNSLHLAEDDETLKDADRDNPTHKGRTRAKDADLQVYGIQDVAQELGLTLRTLRFYEKEGLIAPQRVGSTRAYSRREIGRIQLILRGKRLGFSIKEIKEFLDLYDADPEHKEQMERLIARIRERLVDLKTQRSALDLTIDELTTIEVEAMAKLQR
- a CDS encoding HdeD family acid-resistance protein, whose protein sequence is MTTTSETASNSIQDMLFTLSRNWWLFGLRGVLALMIAGLAFLMPAESLLALTLVFGAFSFADGVFGLVAGIRNIRKGERWGWLMFSGLLGIATGVVVVVSPFVATLVLATFLWASIAFWSVFSGVLEIAAAIRLRKEIKGEVWLILSGLISVVLGIIVTWMLLTRPLESFLALGWLLGFYAALFGAMMILLGLRLQRANQAGHDKTPGVNLAAGT
- a CDS encoding IS110 family transposase; this translates as MEQEVVTAGLDLAKNVFQVHAIGADGAVLIRRKLRRTEVIRFFAELPRCLVGMEACASAHHWARELMAIGHEVRLMPPAYVKPYVKRGKTDAADAEAICEAVTRPTMRFVAVKSVEQQAVLMLHKSRDLMVRQRTMLINALRGHLAEYGIVTGLGAAGVVASLKALHEEQDRFPAHARSALHGIAAQLRALASEIERLEAQILDWHRNDETSRRLATIPGIGPITASAIAAAVPDASLFRSGRQFAAWLGLTPRANSSGGKERLGGITKQGDGYLRRLLVVGSTAVMRMTRKSPARQPWMAGLLERKPTKIATVALANKTARIAWAVMTRKEVYAPAA